One genomic region from Clostridium saccharobutylicum DSM 13864 encodes:
- the remB gene encoding extracellular matrix regulator RemB, with product MFLHLGENVVVPIKDIIGIFDLQNTMYSSDTIQFLRLAEEDGFVERITEEKPKSFIIAEVDNMSKIYLSPISSTTLTKRTDMNYSS from the coding sequence GTGTTTTTACATTTAGGTGAAAATGTTGTAGTTCCCATCAAAGACATTATTGGAATATTTGATTTACAAAATACAATGTATAGCTCTGATACAATACAGTTTTTACGATTAGCAGAAGAAGATGGATTTGTTGAAAGAATTACAGAAGAAAAGCCAAAATCTTTTATTATAGCAGAAGTTGATAATATGAGTAAAATTTATCTATCACCGATATCATCAACTACATTAACAAAAAGAACTGATATGAATTATAGTTCTTAA